The Anopheles coluzzii chromosome 2, AcolN3, whole genome shotgun sequence genome window below encodes:
- the LOC120953797 gene encoding alpha-2-macroglobulin receptor-associated protein, translating to MPLFTRLCVIVFTVLVCNHVVQSEKAHSKYSKHANALPDSEIYEPDFRNIQRPFRMAKLNLVWTKAQHRLTEPKLKSLYTELKLHDKEELTYKQLKEKDKDGLKEAELRNKLVSIMSTYGLLEHFDDTQDPEKYKLAKSSDGAPKKDTYKNKSLFKDKKLNKLWDKAESAGFTKEELDALREEFDHHQAKIDVYYSLLERLGDDDDGGAAGQGSRDDDALLNAVNDEEHDRYNEVDRAEETDRSQPGANKQHAYLHKSNQLREKHREIRDNFDRLDRIASKGPKSQDFVEPKVQGLWRVALASDFSADELASLKVELLHYESRLLKLRHMHAEHALSLEKHKHSDAKADTHKLMEDNIKKQTRKVEKMQEEVERRIFKHSEL from the exons ATGCCGCTATTCACAAGATTGTGTGTGATAGTATTTACAGTTCTAGTATGCAACCATGTCGTGCAATCGGAAAAAGCGCATAGCAAGTATTCCAAGCACGCAAACGCACTGCCCGACTCGGAAATATACGAGCCGGATTTCCGAAACATTCAACGACCATTTCGCATGGCAAAGCTAAACCTGGTGTGGACCAAGGCCCAACAT CGGCTCACCGAACCGAAGCTAAAGTCGCTGTACACCGAGCTGAAGCTGCACGATAAGGAGGAACTAACGTACAAACAGCTGAAGGAGAAAGATAAGGACGGGCTGAAGGAAGCCGAGCTGCGCAACAAGCTGGTTAGCATCATGAGCACGTACGGGCTGCTGGAACACTTCGACGATACGCAGGATCCGGAAAAGTACAAGCTGGCCAAATCGTCCGACGGTGCGCCGAAGAAGGACACGTACAAAAACAAGAGCCTCTTCAAGGACAAAAAGCTGAACAAGCTGTGGGATAAGGCCGAGTCGGCCGGCTTCACGAAGGAGGAGCTAGACGCGCTGCGCGAAGAGTTCGATCACCATCAGGCGAAGATCGATGTTTACTACAGTTTGCTGGAGCGGCtgggcgatgatgatgatggcggtgccgctgGACAGGGAAGCCGCGACGATGATGCGCTGCTGAACGCAGTCAACGACGAGGAGCATGATCGGTACAATGAGGTCGATCGGGCGGAGGAGACGGATCGTTCGCAGCCGGGCGCCAACAAGCAGCACGCCTATCTGCACAAATCGAACCAGCTGCGCGAAAAGCACCGGGAGATTCGGGACAACTTCGACCGGTTGGACCGGATCGCCTCGAAGGGACCGAAGAGCCAGGATTTCGTCGAACCGAAGGTGCAGGGTCTGTGGCGGGTCGCGCTCGCCAGTGACTTTAGTGCGGACGAGCTGGCCTCACTGAAGGTGGAGCTGTTGCACTACGAAAGTCGCCTGCTCAAGCTGCGCCACATGCACGCGGAGCACGCGCTAAGCCTCGAGAAGCACAAGCACAGCGATGCCAAAGCGGACACGCACAAGCTGATGGAGGATAACATCAAGAAGCAAACGCGCAAGGTGGAGAAAATGCAGGAGGAGGTCGAGCGACGCATTTTCAAACACTCCGAGCTGTGA
- the LOC120953792 gene encoding uncharacterized protein LOC120953792, which produces MTVVQSKVKLFARLWLVVVILLLVPGVRGVDGDNEVPPPAAAPESVRQLGVSVNTRRLANVLGDEFISFSAKPQDIFDGQGNPITETSFLMAQSLGGTFLKVIADSSQLHLQTTGGQSVIGNPDDVELVQISASAWQAFYDWARRANILPVFVLDYPTDGGQWDVKKALRILTAASALGIDECRWQLGNGLVKDGVKYADDLRTFRTMLQAFPKQNWTVVASELNPQLVPLEDVQYFHANGDSLVDAITISRPRYDSAAWNYTTLQRDIHLRGLSKQRLPIWLDLVADYNRSEVEASADTESTAAPTCCKSCVQEGLDYARTLGEAARGGISAVFQPLQRDDIQQYSLHYLISALYKQTVGHKVFPVHFNLLPAGEEPGQTSVYAYCTRNRTGSLTLVLVNGEEEGATNATIKLLTRSLSSPVELFLLSVQDGQPMVNNLPLDATATTTPPSIEPVKAVTTLTHGVSFYVPAQTILFAVIPGVQVRECRNDALPARKKLPRELQHDRTSTDLLLEELIGELLANAPRDTLQRRRRSLGEQDKPTIKANKKWKRFHARFTDASQSDGLAESLTAVLADAQSTVGPTERTARGPRQTQAYKRQQRRIRNKEKRSEMRNLKKMKHPLREARRERSKRGDLLKARRSAAHPQRRIHQRLLNRMSAKLESRKTKRSSLAEAVNEPPNFGAGSDEQDELGQRSDFPLGDVHLVISKGGNGDGEVEYVPTDDDDDDDDAVEVGMVERKQSWSGARHRPAIRRRISVNQRDFYRFAPVWDRSRTLEGGQEQSDCGRRRTLRRGPKDPEARETKRIDRFMSIGKEQSEEVNAMEARPGQPEAASTREEFTIAKKEEVRLDSEEGQRQQEPVQEKSQEEPTIVSGENHDQVTDRTTMPPSEEEIHLYTPAPRTSEEQQSVSQLDPIWSLESSPESSAEVSELMHNRYKRALQPSAEASVESQEVQRLEDFFRTNAKLQQKFAEMFDLLLEAIEELDAEENDAREMSDDGEAEHDGDEVAERAGTGIPSHKRSKRNVLLHPQSWESRERSNMIHRRERSEEDSYENHIIAAAQPKAPSKSLAEHAGGVQTSQESQQPEHEQDSDEGKPGAFMLRSVVNFMRRASTEFHQLFSSWFGKTA; this is translated from the exons ATGACGGTAGTGCAGAGTAAGGTGAAACTTTTCGCCCGATtgtggctggtggtggtgattttACTACTCGTTCCCGGCGTACGTGGAGTAGATGGTGACAATGAAGTGCCGCCGCCGGCGGCGGCACCGGAATCGGTACGGCAGCTCGGTGTCAGCGTGAACACAAGGCGGTTGGCAAACGTGCTGGGGGACGAGTTTATTAGCTTCTCCGCCAAACCGCAAGACATCTTCGATGGCCAGGGCAACCCGATCACCGAAACTAGCTTCCTGATGGCGCAGAGTCTTGGCGGTACCTTCCTGAAGGTGATCGCGGACTCGTCGCAGCTTCATCTGCAAACAACCGGCGGGCAGAGTGTGATCGGCAATCCGGACGACGTCGAGTTGGTGCAGATTAGTGCAAGTGCATGGCAAGCGTTCTACGATTGGGCTCGGCGGGCCAACATCCTGCCAGTGTTTGTGCTGGACTACCCGACCGACGGCGGCCAGTGGGACGTAAAGAAGGCACTGCGCATTCTAACCGCGGCCAGCGCGCTTGGCATCGACGAATGTCGCTGGCAGTTGGGAAATG GACTCGTTAAGGACGGTGTGAAGTATGCGGATGATTTGCGAACGTTCCGCACGATGTTGCAAGCATTCCCCAAGCAGAACTGGACGGTTGTAGCGTCCGAACTGAATCCACAGCTGGTGCCGCTGGAAGACGTTCAGTATTTCCATGCCAACGGGGACAGTCTGGTGGATGCCATCACGATCTCGAG ACCACGATACGATAGTGCGGCCTGGAACTACACCACTCTGCAGCGGGATATTCATCTTCGTGGCCTGTCTAAGCAACGTCTTCCGATATGGCTCGATCTAGTTGCCGATTACAATCGTAGCGAGGTGGAGGCATCTGCTGATACGGAATCTACCGCTGCTCCTACTTGCTGCAAATCATGCGTCCAAGAAGGCCTCGACTATGCTCGAACACTCGGTGAAGCTGCCCGCGGTGGTATTAGTGCGGTATTTCAGCCCCTACAGCGGGACGATATTCAACAGTATTCGTTACACTATTTAATCTCCGCGCTGTACAAACAAACCGTCGGTCACAAAGTCTTCCCCGTCCATTTCAACCTACTTCCCGCGGGCGAAGAACCTGGCCAAACGTCAGTGTACGCATACTGTACACGCAATCGTACCGGATCGCTTACGCTCGTGCTGGTGAATGGTGAGGAGGAGGGTGCGACCAACGCCACCATCAAGCTGCTGACACGGTCCCTTTCCTCTCCGGTCGAGCTGTTCCTGTTGAGCGTACAGGACGGACAGCCGATGGTGAACAATCTGCCCCTGGATGCGACTGCGACCACCACACCGCCCAGCATAGAACCGGTCAAGGCGGTCACGACCCTTACGCACGGAGTCAGCTTCTACGTACCAGCGCAAACGATCCTGTTCGCTGTCATACCCGGCGTCCAGGTACGCGAATGTCGCAACGATGCCCTACCCGCACGTAAAAAGCTTCCCCGGGAGCTTCAGCACGATCGTACCTCTACCGATCTGCTGCTCGAAGAACTCATCGGCGAGCTGTTGGCCAACGCGCCTCGCGACACGCTGCAACGCCGGCGACGTTCGCTAGGCGAGCAGGACAAGCCCACAATTAAAGCCAACAAGAAGTGGAAACGATTTCACGCTCGTTTCACTGATGCGTCACAAAGCGATGGTCTTGCGGAAAGCCTCACGGCGGTTCTCGCGGACGCGCAATCGACCGTTGGGCCGACGGAAAGGACAGCGCGTGGTCCCCGCCAGACGCAAGCATacaagcggcagcagcggcggatTCGCAACAAGGAAAAACGCTCGGAAATGCGCAACCTGAAGAAAATGAAGCACCCGTTGCGCGAGGCCCGACGGGAACGGTCGAAGCGTGGCGATTTGCTGAAAGCACGCCGATCCGCTGCCCATCCACAACGGAGGATTCATCAGCGTTTGTTGAACCGGATGTCGGCGAAGCTGGAAAGCCGCAAAACGAAACGATCCTCGCTGGCGGAAGCCGTCAATGAGCCACCGAACTTTGGCGCCGGCAGCGATGAGCAGGACGAGCTAGGCCAACGGTCGGACTTTCCGCTCGGCGATGTGCACCTAGTTATCTCCAAGGGAGGCAATGGCGATGGGGAGGTCGAATACGTGCcaaccgatgatgatgacgacgatgatgatgccgtTGAAGTTGGCATGGTAGAGCGAAAGCAGAGCTGGAGTGGGGCCCGTCATCGACCGGCAATTCGGCGAAGGATCTCGGTGAATCAGCGCGATTTCTATCGCTTTGCTCCGGTCTGGGATCGAAGCCGAACTTTGGAGGGCGGTCAGGAGCAGTCTGACTGTGGCCGGCGACGTACGCTGCGTCGCGGTCCAAAGGATCCGGAAGCGCGGGAAACAAAGCGCATCGATCGGTTCATGTCCATTGGAAAGGAACAGTCGGAGGAGGTGAATGCTATGGAAGCAAGGCCGGGCCAGCCGGAGGCAGCATCTACTAGAGAAGAGTTTACCATTGCCAAGAAGGAAGAAGTGAGGCTTGATTCGGAAGAGGGCCAACGACAGCAAGAGCCTGTGCAAGAGAAATCCCAGGAAGAACCCACGATTGTTTCTGGCGAGAACCACGACCAAGTAACGGATCGTACGACGATGCCTCCTTCGGAAGAGGAAATCCATCTCTACACACCGGCACCACGCACGAGCGAGGAGCAACAGAGCGTGTCGCAACTTGATCCGATCTGGTCGCTGGAGTCGTCACCTGAATCATCCGCCGAAGTGTCTGAGCTGATGCACAATCGCTACAAACGTGCGCTCCAACCATCCGCAGAGGCTTCGGTCGAGTCGCAGGAAGTGCAGCGGTTGGAGGACTTTTTCCGTACGAACGCAAAGCTGCagcaaaagtttgccgaaATGTTTGACCTACTGCTGGAGGCCATCGAAGAGCTGGATGCGGAAGAAAACGATGCCCGCGAGATGAGCGATGATGGCGAAGCTGAGCATGACGGTGACGAGGTGGCAGAAAGAGCCGGAACTGGCATACCGTCCCACAAACGCTCCAAACGTAACGTCCTGCTGCATCCACAATCCTGGGAATCCCGGGAGCGGTCGAAC